A region of Colletotrichum higginsianum IMI 349063 chromosome 10, whole genome shotgun sequence DNA encodes the following proteins:
- a CDS encoding Trypsin-like serine typically contains c-terminal pdz domain protein, whose amino-acid sequence MNAFSSRLFHSTRTMASIGNLQRITADKLSTILLAEQAAANPSVAVVDVRDDDYIGGHIKGAINMPSRSLEATMPTLIRRLQGKKTVVFHCALSQQRGPSAALRYLREREQLLASKKPQGTADESADTEPQTVYVLDRGFVGWQEVYGEDERLTEGYRKELWKDGYWM is encoded by the exons ATGaacgccttctcctcgcggCTTTTCCACTCCACGCGCACCATGGCGAGCATCGGAAACCTCCAGCGCATCACCGCCGATAAGCTCTCGACCATCCTCTTGGCggagcaggccgccgccaacccctCGGTGGCCGTGGTCGACGTTCGCGACGATG ATTACATCGGCGGCCACATCAAGGGCGCCATCAACATGCCCTCCCGCAGCCTCGAAGCCACGATGCCCACCCTcatccgccgcctccaaggcAAGAAGACCGTCGTCTTCCACTGCGCCCTCTCCCAGCAGCGCGGTCCCAGTGCTGCCCTTCGCTACCTCCGAGAACGCGAACAACTACTCGCATCCAAGAAGCCTCAGGGCACGGCCGACGAGTCGGCCGACACAGAACCGCAGACCGTTTACGTGCTCGACCGGGGCTTCGTTGGGTGGCAGGAGGTCTATGGCGAAGACGAACGCCTGACCGAGGGATACAGGAAGGAACTATGGAAAGATGGTTACTGGATGTGA
- a CDS encoding MFS transporter, with translation MASMQEGKPAISGSELNNAPLSSLGSSETSSVTEGMAVAVDEKSGRVLISSQEAKEANEAGDPDDADDADVEYPQGLRLVLIIFGLAMAVFLVFLDMTLIATAIPAITNQFNSLQHVGWYGSAYMLSLVYGKCFELFSLKWTFMVAIAFREVGLAVCGSAPNSVAFIVGRAITGIGCSGIIIGAWVVLAHCVPIRKRAVYTGFLGAFSGVGGIIGPLISGALTDSHLSWRWAFYVSIPLGVATLALICFCFRPPEQRDQDRNKTIKQKLMEFDVLGLSIFFACMICLLLALQWGGSEYPWNSGPMIGLLVAFGVLLVCFIGVQMWKGDKAALPPRLMKMRNVAFACFYAACIDAAYYTADIWLPIWFQAVKGESARESGIKLVPYVGGEVLAALTAGYLVTFTGWYNPFMLIATVLASIGLGLMTTFEIETGPSKWITYPIIAGIGVGLGSQQPMMGVQSTLALSDIPAGTAAVTLFQNLGPAILMSVANAVFANGLTKHLHGTGGFSGRTIADMGATNLKAMIPADLLPAVIEAYNKALKETFSVPMAVAVISIVGVVGMKWKKLPA, from the exons ATGGCGTCCATGCAAGAAGGAAAGCCAGCAATTTCCGGTTCGGAACTGAACAACGCTCCACTGTCGTCCCTTGGCAGCTCAGAAACCAGTTCCGTGACGGAAGGGATGgcggtcgccgtcgacgagaaaAGTGGACGTGTTCTGATATCCAGCCAAGAAGCGAAAGAAGCCAACGAAGCCGGCGACCCGGACgatgcagacgacgcagacgTGGAGTATCCTCAAGGGCTCAGGCTGGTTCTCATCATATTCGGGCTCGCCATGGCCGTGTTCCTGGTCTTTCTGGACATGACCCTGATCGCAACCGCCATCCCCGCCATCACGAATCAGTTCAATTCCCTGCAACATGTCGGGTGGTACGGCTCTGCGTATATGCTCAGC TTGGTCTACGGGAAGTGCTTCGAACTCTTCTCCCTCAAATGGACCTTCATGGTGGCCATCGCCTTCAGAGAGGTCGGCCTCGCAGTCTGTGGGAGCGCGCCCAACTCTgtcgccttcatcgtcggTCGAGCCATTACGGGTATCGGGTGCagcggcatcatcatcggcgcctgGGTTGTCCTTGCTCATTGCGTGCCCATCCGGAAACGCGCCGTCTACACCGGCTTCCTGGGCGCGTTCTCCGGagtcggcggcatcatcggaCCTCTCATCTCGGGGGCCCTGACAGACAGCCACCTCTCCTGGCGATGGGCTTTCTACGTCAGCATCCCGCTCGGTGTCGCCACGCTGGCCTTgatctgcttctgcttccgGCCGCCGGAACAGCGCGACCAAGACAGGAACAAGACCATCAAGCAGAAGCTCATGGAGTTTGACGTGCTCGGACtgtccatcttcttcgcctgcATGATCTGCCTCCTGCTGGCCCTTCAATGGGGCGGTTCGGAGTATCCTTGGAACAGCGGTCCCATGATTGGCCTGCTTGTCGCGTTCGGAGTTCTCCTCGTCTGCTTCATCGGCGTGCAGATGTGGAAGGGGGACAAAGCAGCTCTGCCCCCGCGCCTGATGAAGATGCGCAACGTCGCTTTCGCCTGCTTCTATGCTGCTTGCATCGACGCAGCATACTACACGGCAGACATCTGGCTCCCGATTTGGTTCCAGGCCGTCAAAGGCGAGTCGGCCAGGGAGTCTGGCATCAAACTTGTCCCTTATGTCGGCGGAGAAGTTCTCGCCGCCTTGACGGCGGGCTACCTGGTCACATTTACTGGCTGGTACAATCCTTTCATGCTCATCGCCACGGTCCTAGCATCGATCGGCCTAGGCTTGATGACAACATTCGAGATTGAGACCGGGCCCAGCAAATGGATCACATATCCCATCATTGCCGGAATCGGGGTCGGCCTGGGATCGCAGCAGCCGATGATGGGAGTGCAGTCCACGCTGGCACTCTCTGATATTCCAGCAGGCACGGCTGCCGTCACGCTATTCCAAAACCTGGGACCGGCCATCCTCATGTCCGTCGCCAATGCCGTCTTTGCAAACGGCTTGACAAAACACCTCCACGGCACGGGAGGCTTCAGCGGGCGGACGATTGCCGACATGGGGGCCACCAACCTCAAAGCAATGATCCCAGCAGACCTGCTTCCCGCCGTCATTGAGGCCTACAACAAGGCACTCAAGGAGACTTTTAGCGTGCCAATGGCTGTTGCGGTGATTTCCATCGTTGGGGTTGTCGGTATGAAGTGGAAGAAGTTGCCTGCTTAG
- a CDS encoding Non-ribosomal peptide synthetase produces the protein MLVHTDTPARSDFKAVEVLFFHHHQFQSLKKQARCSASSVIRLACAISLQSFWPTKSASLVFQGNEVTWQHWSKTLVRNEKVVTLLQEAGHDDTTTAQLAKEASFRHALSVIALEDDLQTLLDIPSLASVKSIDTNIEVLFTASWDPFTKGILLKCEYTPSWCSDWQAKRVLATFRQVLQSIVSHPYSQLSDIELLNDLDHQQCLDWNQSVPERSDTCLHQLIERNVHEAPLSPAIEAWDGQMSYAELGEASDKVAHELCQRGVSPESTVALFFDKSIWNTVATVAVLRSSGAFVPLDPSQPDSRISYILGQVKAKVILCSRVHEQRLLGLSDNVVALDEAWIQSALNTPLPHPLSPQPWNLAYIMFTSGSTGEPKGVMIDHSACAAAVISHGKATGFNQKTRALQYARHTFDASIAEILTTLAFGGCVVVPSADERLNNITAVIQEKRVNWAFFTPSLIRLLEPFEVPGLATIVLGGEPIGQDNIEKWAPGRNLVAAYGPTENTVFSTMHPLPPSAKAGVIGRGVGTLCWIADPEDPNRLSPVGAPGELLLESPQLARGYLNFAENEGPNQAFIRNPPWLAKCGRRSRLYRTGDMCRFDQNGVIHFEGRKDTQLKISGQRLEASEVEYHLRAAFGVTDIVVDVLERPGLGSKPQSKALVAFVCMEKMSERELSQSPCIMSRQHTPLLEAIPKVEDEISQRLPSWMHPSTYIPLSYLPLSPNGKADVKRLRREAAALTSDHFYSFAQTEKNTKPVEETDQLRLMRQLWTEVLGVQSAAIPATSSFFRLGGDSLAAIGLVTAARRKGLQLSVAQIFKTPVLQDLCLVPTESKRTTVSTQPLELLGDSASHSEILDEIADECGRGVEDIEDSFPCTPLQEGLMALSTSTTNSYLVQYVMHLPADADVARLKRAWESVAQVHGILRTRLVDTLSSGILQVVVRESLAWSESFNLEEYLEMDLKQPLSFGAQLNRFGIVYAPNGSASRMVWTVHHAVTDGHAVALTLQSVRAAFAGALKPVEASFASFVKYYKSMHQESASRYWSSVFEGVELTAFPPKPLTDTSTPGQNHSAFARRTVPFPVSSTGATATNILRAAWALVISRFSGSDDVVFGVTTSGRNAPFDNIESVLGPIIATVPLRVRCDRKTLVRDLLENIQMSTVNMIPYEQMGMQNIARVNAACRAACDFQSMMIVQPEVDMAVDGEPFIGFDRPQDLDKFRSHAVMVECNLGRRSVFLNVNYDTRYLESSQMGRLLDYFESALDFLVSSENQRIEDFSSRPTFQDLADIRKWNEKTPYTVDSCVHHVFQEHSRSQPDAQAVFAWDGLLSFAELDVMASRLARVLVELQVGPEVNVAYCFEKSMYTVVSMLAILKAGGTMVPLDPAHPPERKSFVIRKISANVVVASAANAAMFLDMDVHVVVVDAGLFARLEELQVAPFSSTDVQPHNAATVLFTSGSTGEPKGVVQEHKTLCSAAHAHAGAMDMSGSSRVLQFSAHVFDVSVIEVVNSFILGACICIPSDEERMNDLAGFITRSRADWAFFTPSFARTLDPRDLPTMKTVCMGGEAMTLDAIQTWSSRVQLINSYGPCEGSVCTTANLSSGHFGTDAIGRGANSLVWIVEPDNHDRLVPIGSTGEILIEGPNVARGYLGDPEKTAKAFITNPAWIAHFEAGSVARRMYKTGDLGMLNSDGTVSYLGRKDTQIKLRGQRIEPGEVEHHLAKLLPLGSIVVVDALILPGVSTKSLVAFIELGSQTSGFVEHKDVVVDGLSDRLRQQLASVLPAYMVPSHIITVKQIPFTSTGKLDRRTLRDSFSSLSVAEVPEPRLDEDDAAAVTDLLRADEHIAVCIGNKLADLLSGGDHQLAESLRGHNFNPYYAGMDSIQVISLSTFVRKTYNVSLPIQKYMNSAATIRDIAQLVIDDRHSAHQDEELDLLRDIEIHDQKLAALPLPRASEARADLVQVILLTGATGFLGNQLLAQILERPETRKVIALVRGQDSEHATERLMKLAGGSSWWLEEYSSRIEVWHGDLAMPRLGLGASQWARLDGTSVDGDLVDAVVHNGAVVNWMADYQALTPANVLSTVNLLTALTHAAASRPVRLTYVSGGHLSTSPDDVLEVAQELKLYPAYSQTKFVAEILVARYAERLTRAGYGSLVSIVKPGLIMGSSSDGISNTDDFLWRVTASALDIGLFDNDERDLWLAAAGVDLVAETILSSCFRHPRDDDAPFVKKILNGLTMGEYWNIVIQETNSVTSAADSKSWLRALHDDVEEKGSTHRLWPVLHFLDDTGGRLGQPLGSMTMEDQLEHQGSVKMALRKSLQYLVAIGYVKSSRTSSVDGDSSTEPTLLSPRPQVFSRTPTTPIWNQAAADSKRLGYGRSETKSGMSVSVAVTPLRTPSPSSDFVAIV, from the exons ATGCTAGTCCATACTGATACACCTGCCCGCTCGGATTTCAAGGCCGTGGAAGTTCTCTTTTTCCATCATCACCAGTTTCAAAGCCTCAAGAAACAAGCTCGATGTTCGGCCTCTTCGGTCATTCGACTTGCCTGCGCGATTTCGTTACAGTCTTTCTGGCCCACCAAGTCGGCCAGTCTGGTTTTCCAGGGGAATGAAGTAACCTGGCAGCATTGGAGCAAGACTCTTGTCCGAAACGAAAAGGTCGTGACGCTTCTCCAAGAGGCCGGCCATGACGATACCACAACCGCCCAGTTGGCGAAAGAAGCAAGTTTCAGACACGCTTTGTCAGTCATTGCGCTCGAAGACGATCTTCAAACGCTGTTGGACATCCCTTCTCTGGCCAGTGTCAAGAGTATTGACACAAAC ATTGAAGTACTTTTCACGGCTAGCTGGGACCCCTTCACCAAGGGAATACTGCTGAAGTGTGAATACACGCCATCCTGGTGCTCAGATTGGCAAGCAAAACGCGTCCTGGCCACATTTCGCCAGGTGCTACAGAGCATCGTCTCGCATCCATATTCACAGCTATCCGACATCGAGCTCCTAAACGACCTCGACCACCAACAGTGCTTGGACTGGAACCAATCCGTCCCTGAACGTTCCGACACGTGTTTGCACCAGCTGATTGAGCGCAACGTTCATGAAGCGCCCTTGAGCCCGGCCATCGAGGCTTGGGATGGTCAAATGTCTTACGCTGAGCTGGGCGAGGCATCGGACAAGGTTGCCCATGAACTATGCCAACGAGGCGTCAGCCCGGAGTCCACTGTtgctctcttcttcgacaagAGCATTTGGAACACCGTTGCCACGGTGGCAGTCCTCAGATCCTCTGGTGCATTTGTACCCTTGGACCCTTCCCAGCCTGACAGTCGCATCTCCTACATCTTGGGTCAagtcaaggccaaggtcatTCTCTGTTCCAGGGTTCACGAGCAACGACTTCTTGGGCTCTCGGACAACGTAGTTGCCTTGGACGAAGCATGGATCCAGTCAGCTCTGAATACACCACTTCCGCACCCACTCTCCCCGCAGCCTTGGAATCTGGCCTACATCATGTTCACCTCCGGAAGCACAGGGGAGCCGAAAGGAGTCATGATCGACCACTCCGCTTGCGCAGCCGCCGTCATATCCCACGGCAAGGCTACCGGGTTCAACCAAAAGACCAGGGCCCTCCAGTATGCTCGCCACACGTTCGATgcctccatcgccgagatCTTGACGACGCTTGCGTTTGGCGGATGTGTCGTCGTGCCGTCCGCAGACGAGCGGTTAAACAACATCACGGCCGTCATACAAGAGAAGAGGGTCAACTGGGCTTTCTTCACGCCTTCTTTGATTCGGCTGCTAGAGCCGTTCGAGGTCCCCGGCCTGGCGACGATCGTCCTCGGCGGAGAGCCCATAGGCCAGGACAACATCGAGAAATGGGCGCCTGGACGCAACCTCGTTGCCGCCTACGGCCCTACCGAGAACACAGTCTTTTCAACCATGCACCCTTTGCCTCCTTCTGCCAAGGCCGGGGTCATTGGCCGCGGCGTTGGCACGCTTTGCTGGATTGCCGACCCTGAGGATCCCAACCGCCTTTCTCCTGTTGGGGCACCGGgagagcttcttctcgagaGCCCACAGCTTGCGAGGGGCTACTTGAACTTCGCGGAGAACGAAGGCCCAAACCAGGCTTTCATCCGCAACCCACCTTGGCTGGCCAAGTGTGGTCGACGGTCCAGGTTGTACAGGACCGGCGACATGTGTCGCTTTGATCAGAACGGCGTCATCCACTTCGAGGGACGGAAAGACACCCAACTCAAGATCTCCGGCCAGCGTTTGGAGGCGTCCGAGGTCGAGTACCActtgcgggcggcgttcgGTGTCACGGACATCGTTGTGGATGTTCTCGAACGTCCAGGGCTGGGGAGCAAGCCCCAGTCCAAGGCTCTGGTGGCTTTCGTTTGCATGGAAAAGATGAGCGAAAGGGAGCTCTCTCAGTCGCCTTGCATCATGTCTCGCCAGCACACACCTCTCTTGGAAGCAATCCCCAAAGTCGAAGACGAGATCTCCCAGAGGCTTCCGTCATGGATGCATCCTTCGACTTACATCCCTCTTTCCTACCTGCCTCTGAGCCCCAACGGCAAAGCAGACGTCAAGCGGTTGCGTCGCGAAGCAGCGGCGCTCACGTCGGATCATTTCTATTCGTTCGCGCAAACCGAGAAGAACACGAAGCCAgtcgaggagacggaccAGCTTCGGTTGATGCGGCAGCTCTGGACGGAAGTGCTTGGTGTTCAGTCGGCCGCGATACCTGCGACCAGTAGTTTCTTCCGTCTCGGAGGTGATTCTCTTGCAGCCATCGGGCTGGTCACCGCCGCGCGGAGAAAGGGGTTACAGCTGAGCGTCGCGCAGATCTTCAAGACCCCTGTTCTGCAGGATCTTTGCCTTGTTCCAACAGAGAGCAAGAGGACGACGGTCAGCACGCAACCGCTGGAACTTCTGGGCGACAGCGCAAGCCATTCAGAGATTCTCGACGAGATTGCGGATGAATGCGGCCGCGGTGTTGAGGACATTGAGGATTCGTTCCCCTGCACGCCTTTACAAGAGGGACTCATGGCTCTGTCGACCTCAACTACCAACTCGTACCTGGTGCAGTACGTCATGCACCTCCCAGcagacgccgacgtcgcgaGGTTAAAGAGGGCGTGGGAATCGGTGGCCCAAGTCCACGGCATTCTTCGCACTCGCCTTGTCGACACGCTGTCCTCCGGCATACTCCAAGTTGTCGTCCGCGAGAGCCTGGCTTGGAGTGAGAGCTTCAACCTCGAAGAGTACCTCGAGATGGACTTGAAGCAGCCTTTGAGCTTTGGTGCGCAGCTCAACCGCTTCGGTATCGTCTATGCCCCCAACGGAAGTGCCTCTCGCATGGTCTGGACAGTACACCACGCCGTGACCGACGGTCATGCTGTCGCCCTCACCCTGCAGTCCGTCCGAGCTGCTTTCGCCGGCGCTCTCAAGCCTGTTGAAGCCTCCTTTGCCTCGTTTGTCAAGTACTACAAGAGCATGCACCAGGAGTCTGCATCGAGATACTGGAGTTCGGTGTTTGAGGGAGTCGAGCTCACTGCGTTCCCGCCAAAGCCGTTGACGGACACAAGCACTCCGGGACAGAACCATTCGGCCTTCGCTCGTCGCACGGTACCTTTCCCGGTATCGAGCACAGGAGCGACGGCCACAAACATTCTCCGCGCGGCTTGGGCACTGGTCATCAGCCGCTTCAGTGGCTCCGACGATGTCGTGTTTGGCGTCACTACCTCTGGGAGGAACGCGCCCTTTGACAATATCGAGTCTGTTCTCGGCCCGATCATTGCGACGGTCCCGTTGAGGGTCCGGTGCGATAGGAAGACTCTGGTTCGCGATCTGCTGGAGAACATCCAGATGAGCACCGTCAACATGATTCCTTACGAGCAGATGGGCATGCAAAACATTGCCCGGGTCAACGCGGCATGCCGGGCGGCCTGTGACTTCCAGAGCATGATGATCGTCCAGCCGGAGGTCGACATGGCCGTGGACGGCGAGCCTTTCATCGGCTTCGACAGGCCCCAGGATCTTGACAAGTTCAGGTCGCACGCCGTCATGGTTGAGTGCAACCTCGGGCGGCGGTCTGTGTTCCTCAACGTCAACTACGATACCCGGTATCTCGAATCCTCCCAGATGGGGCGCCTTCTCGACTACTTTGAAAGCGCCTTGGACTTTCTGGTGTCCAGTGAGAACCAACGCATCGAGGACTTCTCTAGCCGGCCGACCTTTCAAGATCTTGCCGATATCCGCAAGTGGAACGAGAAGACTCCTTACACTGTCGACTCCTGCGTCCACCACGTGTTCCAAGAGCATTCCCGCTCTCAGCCAGATGCACAGGCTGTGTTCGCGTGGGACGGTCTTCTCTCTTTTGCTGAACTGGACGTCATGGCCTCCCGACTGGCCCGCGTCCTCGTGGAACTACAAGTCGGGCCAGAGGTGAACGTCGCGTACTGCTTCGAAAAGTCCATGTACACGGTCGTCTCGATGCTCGCCATCCTGAAGGCCGGCGGTACAATGGTCCCTCTCGACCCGGCCCATCCCCCCGAACGCAAGTCATTCGTCATCCGAAAAATTTCTGCGAACGTCGTTGTAGCCTCGGCCGCAAACGCAGCCATGTTTCTGGACATGGATGTCcatgttgttgtcgttgacGCGGGTCTGTTTGCCCGACTCGAGGAACTCCAAGTCGCCCCGTTCTCCAGCACAGATGTTCAACCGcacaacgccgccaccgttcTCTTCACATCCGGCAGCACCGGAGAGCCCAAGGGCGTTGTCCAAGAGCATAAGACCTTGTGTTCAGCGGCACATGCTCACGCGGGAGCAATGGACATGTCGGGAAGCTCGCGGGTCCTCCAGTTCTCTGCCCACGTCTTCGACGTCAGTGTCATCGAGGTTGTCAACTCCTTCATCCTCGGGGCGTGCATCTGTATTCCCTCCGACGAAGAGCGAATGAACGACTTGGCCGGCTTCATCACAAGATCGCGTGCGGACTGGGCCTTTTTCACGCCATCGTTCGCACGCACCCTGGACCCCAGGGACCTTCCCACGATGAAGACTGTGTGCATGGGTGGCGAGGCCATGACACTAGATGCCATTCAGACTTGGTCCAGTCGCGTCCAGCTCATCAACAGTTACGGGCCTTGCGAGGGCAGCGTGTGCACAACCGCCAACCTCAGCAGCGGCCACTTCGGAACCGATGCTATCGGCCGCGGTGCGAACTCGCTGGTTTGGATCGTCGAGCCCGACAACCACGACAGGCTGGTTCCCATCGGCAGCACCGGCGAGATACTCATCGAGGGCCCGAATGTTGCTCGTGGGTACCTCGGCGACCCGGAAAAGACGGCCAAAGCATTCATCACCAACCCGGCGTGGATCGCACATTTCGAGGCCGGCAGTGTCGCCAGAAGGATGTACAAGACTGGCGATCTCGGCATGCTCAACTCTGACGGTACGGTTTCGTATCTTGGGCGAAAGGACACACAGATCAAGCTTCGTGGACAAAGGATCGAGCCCGGGGAAGTGGAACACCATCTCGCCAAGTTGCTGCCATTGGGCAgcatcgttgtcgtcgacgccctgaTATTGCCAGGAGTGTCAACAAAGTCTTTGGTTGCCTTCATTGAACTCGGCAGCCAAACAAGCGGCTTCGTGGAACACAAAgatgttgtcgtcgacgggctTTCTGATCGTCTCAGGCAACAGCTTGCCTCAGTCCTCCCCGCTTACATGGTCCCGTCCCACATCATCACAGTCAAGCAGATTCCGTTCACATCAACGGGCAAGCTTGATCGACGTACACTCAGAGACTCTTTTTCGTCGCTTTCTGTTGCCGAGGTCCCAGAGCCTCGGCTTGATGAAGATGACGCTGCCGCTGTCACTGATCTCCTACGAGCCGATGAGCATATAGCCGTGTGTATCGGCAACAAGCTCGCCGATCTACTCTCTGGAGGCGATCATCAGCTCGCAGAGTCCCTGCGCGGCCACAACTTCAATCCGTACTACGCTGGGATGGACTCAATCCAGGTCATTTCGCTCTCGACATTTGTCCGAAAAACCTATAACGTCAGCCTGCCCATTCAGAAGTACATGAACAGCGCAGCAACCATCCGAGACATCGCTCAGCTAGTCATCGACGACCGCCACAGCGCTCATCAAGACGAGGAACTCGATTTGCTTCGCGACATAGAAATCCACGACCAGAAACTCGCTGCCCTCCCACTTCCACGAGCAAGTGAGGCGCGGGCCGACCTTGTCCAAGTCATCCTACTGACGGGAGCAACCGGGTTCCTCGGCAACCAGTTGCTGGCACAAATTCTGGAACGGCCAGAGACTCGCAAGGTGATAGCTCTAGTGCGGGGCCAGGACTCTGAACATGCGACTGAGAGACTCATGAAGcttgccggcggcagcagctggTGGTTGGAGGAGTACTCCAGCCGCATCGAAGTCTGGCATGGCGACTTGGCAATGCCGCGCCTTGGTCTCGGAGCCAGTCAGTGGGCACGCCTCGATGGCACAAGCGTGGATGGCGACTTGGTTGATGCGGTGGTCCACAACGGAGCAGTGGTAAACTGGATGGCAGATTACCAAGCGTTGACGCCAGCCAACGTGCTCTCCACGGTGAACCTCCTGACGGCCTTGACACACGCGGCGGCATCCCGACCCGTGCGCTTGACCTATGTCTCCGGAGGCCATCTGTCGACTTCTCCGGACGACGTCTTGGAGGTCGCCCAAGAGCTCAAGCTGTACCCGGCGTACAGTCAGACGAAGTTCGTCGCCGAGATCCTGGTTGCGCGGTACGCCGAGCGGCTCACGAGGGCTGGCTACGGCTCTCTCGTGAGCATCGTAAAGCCAGGCTTGATCATGGGCAGCTCCTCCGACGGCATCTCCAACACCGACGACTTTCTCTGGCGAGTGACAGCAAGCGCGTTGGACATCGGCCTgttcgacaacgacgagcGCGATCTCTGGCTTGCTGCCGCAGGAGTCGATCTCGTAGCCGAAACGATTCTGAGCAGCTGCTTTCGCCATCCGCGGGATGACGACGCTCCATTTGTCAAGAAGATCCTCAACGGCTTGACGATGGGAGAGTACTGGAACATCGTCATTCAGGAAACAAACAGCGTGACATCAGCTGCGGACTCCAAGTCCTGGCTACGCGCTCTTCACGAtgacgtcgaggagaaggggtCCACGCACAGACTCTGGCCGGTGCTGCACTTCCTCGACGACACGGGAGGTCGACTCGGACAGCCTCTGGGctcgatgacgatggaggACCAGCTCGAGCACCAGGGCTCGGTGAAAATGGCGCTCAGGAAGAGCCTGCAGTACCTGGTCGCCATCGGATATGTGAAATCGAGCAGGACAAGCAGCGTGGATGGGGACAGCTCGACGGAGCCTACGCTGCTGTCCCCCAGGCCACAGGTGTTTTCGAGGACGCCCACAACCCCGATCTGGAACCAGGCAGCGGCGGACTCGAAGCGTTTGGGGTACGGCCGCAGCGAGACGAAGTCAGGGATGTCCGTGTCAGTCGCGGTCACGCCGCTGAGGACACCAAGCCCTTCGTCTGACTTTGTAGCCATTGTGTGA
- a CDS encoding Methionine vitamin-b12, giving the protein MAPLFRADQVGSLIRPDFLLEDRASLGFYTDKLSADQAVATSAAIAHAAQKQLDLDIRPITSGEYERTIFFGGFFENLEGMEVRQDLRIPQDFRPGLPNVTGLAKMGLKHFAAVVATGKIKHVSSAYLPAWEMIKKSVPEEYWKDCKMSIPSITWQHMYLAKGTAFTLGTYASDQEYFLDLAAAFRAELKALYDAGLRSVQVDDPNLTFFIVEQFREGLRGDGIDPDSLMELYIWAHNQALEGLPLDMHIGIHLCRGNMPNGPSFAEGSYEKIARHVFPKLNYATFYLEFDDPRISGHFEPLRFVPQGKNVVLGLVSTKMAELEDKEALVQRIHEAAEAMAKGQGRAVSDVLADSLAVSPQCGFASHSINKGVATEERMWEKLVLVRDVARSVWKDAI; this is encoded by the coding sequence ATGGCTCCCCTCTTCCGTGCCGACCAAGTCGGCTCCTTGATCCGTCCCGACTTTCTCCTGGAAGACCGCGCGTCACTAGGCTTCTACACCGACAAGCTCTCGGCCGACCAGGCTGTAGCAACATctgccgccatcgcccaTGCTGCACAGAAACAACTAGACCTAGACATCCGACCCATTACCTCGGGGGAGTATGAGCGCACAATCTTCTTTGGTGGCTTTTTCGAGAACCTCGAGGGGATGGAGGTCCGCCAGGATCTCAGAATTCCTCAGGACTTTCGTCCTGGCCTGCCCAACGTGACTGGTCTGGCCAAGATGGGCCTGAAGCACTTCGCCGCCGTAGTCGCCACGGGCAAGATCAAGCATGTCAGTTCGGCGTATCTCCCAGCCTGGGAGATGATCAAGAAGAGTGTTCCTGAGGAGTACTGGAAGGACTGCAAGATGTCCATCCCCTCGATCACTTGGCAGCACATGTACCTCGCCAAAGGAACGGCCTTCACCCTGGGCACATACGCATCAGACCAAGAGTACTTTCTCGATCTAGCCGCCGCGTTCCGGGCCGAGCTGAAAGCGCTGTACGACGCGGGTCTGCGTTCAGTTCAGGTGGACGACCCCAACCTGACTTTCTTTATCGTGGAACAGTTCCGAGAGGGTCTCCGGGGCGACGGGATCGACCCCGACTCTTTGATGGAACTCTACATATGGGCGCACAACCAAGCTCTTGAGGGTCTTCCGCTTGACATGCATATAGGCATTCATCTTTGCCGCGGTAACATGCCAAACGGGCCCTCTTTTGCAGAAGGGTCGTACGAGAAGATTGCCCGGCATGTTTTCCCCAAGTTGAACTACGCCACGTTTTACTTGGAGTTCGACGACCCTCGTATCTCTGGCCACTTCGAACCTTTGCGATTCGTGCCTCAGGGCAAAAATGTGGTGTTGGGTCTCGTGTCGACAAAgatggccgagctcgaggacaaggaggcACTGGTGCAAAGGATACACGAGGCTgccgaggccatggccaaggGTCAAGGAAGAGCCGTGTCTGATGTTCTTGCGGATTCGCTGGCCGTCAGTCCTCAGTGTGGCTTTGCTAGCCACAGTATCAACAAGGGTGTCGCTACGGAAGAACGAATGTGGGAGAAGCTTGTGCTTGTTCGAGACGTAGCAAGATCTGTTTGGAAGGACGCTATTTAA